From Arcticibacter tournemirensis, one genomic window encodes:
- a CDS encoding EthD domain-containing protein, whose product MIKFTFLVQKLPGMSLEEFVDYHKNHHAPLFCSIPEVELYVRKYVVNHPIVAEGFPKPLYDAVVEISFDSFDDFNAFFTSENYLTKVHPDEPKFFDTSNYIAMATNETIIKAGA is encoded by the coding sequence ATGATCAAATTTACGTTTTTAGTGCAAAAACTGCCAGGCATGAGCCTTGAAGAATTTGTGGATTATCACAAAAATCACCACGCTCCTTTATTCTGTTCCATCCCTGAGGTAGAACTTTACGTTAGAAAGTATGTAGTTAACCACCCTATAGTAGCTGAAGGTTTTCCTAAGCCTTTATATGATGCTGTAGTAGAAATCTCGTTTGACTCGTTCGATGATTTCAACGCTTTCTTCACATCGGAAAATTATTTAACAAAGGTGCATCCCGATGAGCCCAAATTTTTTGATACTTCAAACTATATTGCAATGGCAACCAATGAAACAATCATCAAAGCTGGTGCATAA